TTGGCCGACTTCTCGGCCGAGCTGACACCGCTGCCCACCCTTTCGGGCGGTTGGACTCTCTATGTGGACGGCTCCTCAAATAAAACAGCCTGTGGAGCGGAAGTCGTCCTGGAGGGGCCGAGCGACCTCTTCTTGGAACAAGCCCTCCAGTTTGGATTCCGGGCGACCAACAATCAGGCCGAGTACAAAGCCCTGCTGGCTGGGCTGAACCTAGCCTACGACATGGGAGCGTGCGAGGTCACatgcaaaagcgactcccaggtgATGGTCGGCCAAGTCAATGGAGATTTCGAAGTTAAAGAGTCTTTGCTGCAGCGGTACTCCCACGCGGCCAAAAACAGTATCGTCCGCTTCAGCAAAGCACCCTTGCAACACATACCGAGGGAGGACAACAAGAGGGCCGACATCCTGTCCAAGTTCTCGGTCACCAAAAAGAAGAGTCACCAGAGGTCGGTCATACAAATATGGCTGAGACATCCAAGTGTTACGGAGACCGAGACCGAGTGTATGGCCgtagaagaagaagaggctGAGGCCGAGGCCGACAATTGGATGACACCCGTCATCCAATACCTGACGGACGGCACGTGCACGGCCGACCAAGAGAAGGCGATGAAGCAACAATGCGCCCGGTAAACCATGATCAACGAAGATTTGTATCGGAGAGGCTACTCAACCCCTCTGCTAAAATGCATAACCAGCAAAAGGGCCGAGTACATCCTGGCCGAGATCCATGAAGGAGTCTGCGGAAATCACGCCGGGGCGAGAACTATGGCCGCCAAGGTCTTGAGAGCcggctactactggccgaccataCAGGGCGACTGTGCCGAATACGTAAAGAAATGTGCCAAGTGCCAAGAATTCGGCCCCCTCCTCCACACTAGGCCGGAAGAGCTGCACAGCATCATCTCCCCGTGGCCGTTCGCCATGTGGGGGATGGACATTATCGGACCATTCTCCCCAGGGAAGGGGCAGACCAAGTTCCTCCTGGTGGGAGTCGACTACTTCACAAAATGGATTGAGGTCGAGCCCCTCGCCTCCATCTCGGCAAAGAATGTGCAAAACTTCGTATGGAAAAACATTGTCTGCCGATTCGGCGTCCCACACACAATAATAACTGACAATGGCCGACAGTTCATCGACCGAGGCCTACAGTCCTTTTATGATGACCTGGGCATCAAATCAATCATGGCCtcggtggaacacccacaaaccaatgggcaagCTGAGGCCGCCAACAAGGTCATACTCAACGAGCTGAAGAAGCGGCTGGGCAAAGCAAAGGGCCGATGGACCGAGGAACTGATCGAGTTACTTTGGGCGTACAGGTGCACCCCGCAAACTACCACACAGGAAACACCCTACAGTCTGACGTACGGGACCGAGGCCATGATCCCGGTTGAGGTGGCCGAGCCCACCATACGACGGCAAATGTTCGATCTCACCCTAAACGAGGAAAGCCTAGCGGTTAACCTCGACCTGGTAAGTGCGCTCTGCGACAAAAGCAAGATTCGGGAGGCTGCCTGCAAAGCCCGGGCGTCCAGACGATACAACACCAAAATCCGGCCGAGGGGTTTCCAGAAGGGCGATCTCGTCTGGAGAATGCGCAGCGATGCAAGAAAAAAGGAAGGGAAGTTCTCATCCAACTGGGAGGGGCCTTTCCGAGTCCGAGAAGTCGCACAAGGAGGAGCCTATCATCTAGAATGGCTTTCAggaaaaattgtaccgaggacgtAGAAtaccacgcacctcaagttctattacagctaaaatcaataaaatcacgcactctttcctcacccaaccagggaggttttaacgaggcgttttCATCCAAGTAGTTAGAAATATTCTGCCACCACCTCTCCAAAATATTCCGTCGTACAAGCAACGACAGGCCGCCCGATTGCTCGAttaaacatcgcaagtgccaGCCAACCGACTctccacttgctcgattaacgtCGCAAGTGCCGGCCAGCCGatcgcccacttgctcgattaacatcgcaagtgccggccaactgatcgcccacttgctcgattaacatcgcaagtgccggccaactgatcgcccacttgctcgattaacatcacAAGTGCCGGCCAACCGAATTTTTAACACTCGCAATTagtggccgatcgcccatatcTTACTTGCTCGAGTTTAACGATCGCaattaatggccgatcgcccacatttcACTTGCTCGAGTTTAACGCTCGCaattaatggccgatcgccTATATCTTACTTGCTCGAGTTTACCGCTCGTAAtcaatggccgatcgcccacatttcACTTGCTCGATTTTTAACACTCGCaattaatggccgatcgcccatatcTTACTTGCTCGAATTTACCGCTCGCaattaatggccgatcgcccgcATTTCACTTGCTCGATTCTTAACACTCGCAATTAATGGCCGACCGCCCGAATTAATGAGAGGCCGACTGAAAATTTTTATGCAAAACTCAAAGGAAAGTTGGACAATATATTAAGCATTAAAACTGGGCGATACATCAGAAAATTAGGTAAAAAGGCCACGCCCCAGCCCCGGAGGATaacaaaagaaggaaaaagcCACAACCCGGCCAAAGGTATAAGCCTAGTCCTGCACCTCAATACACTCACCCTCCTCGGCCTCAGCCCCCCTACCCTGAACTTCGGCCTCCCCTACTTCGGTCCCGGCCGGTTCAGACCCTCGAGCAGTCAAGGCCGCCACTTCAGCACTCGGCATGATCCGACCCTGATAGACTTCACAATCAAGGTCGAACTCCCCAGCAGCCGGCGGCCCTCCATATAGCACGTGCCCTTGACGCACGGCTCTTTCAAAGCACTGCTTCAATAACTCCTCGGCCTCGTCGTAATTCTCGTCCAGTTCAGCTTCGACTTTGGCCTTGGCAGTCTGAAGGGCAAGTACCTCAGCGGCCGACTCGGCAAGCTTCCTGTCGGCCCACTCCTTCAACTGGGCGACCTCAGCAGCCGCCCTCCTCTTCTCGGCCTCAAGCTGCCGCTTCGCCTCAGCAGCTTCATTTTGAGCTAACTCCCTATCGGCCGACTCCTTGGCAATCTTGGTTGTCAAGTCAGCGTTGGCAGCCAAAGATTGCTCCAAGGACTGGGTGACCTCCGAGAGCTGATGCTCCAAGTGTGACACGGTCTCCACGTGTCGGTCTTGCCCCTGGAGACCGTGCTGGAAAAGTACGACCGAGCGGCACACGAGCTCGAGGCCACTCCTGAAGAGCTCTGTCGGGGCGACACCTTGGAGGGACTCCCGAGACTCATCGGGGAGCGCCACACGAACCCTTCGTGTGAATTGATGGCCGCGCCCCAAGAGATCGAAGGGGGTCGGCCCAGATGAACCCGGGCGGGAGCGAGGAGAGAGCTGCGCCACCTTGACCGCCTCTCGACGAGGAGGAGGCGGGGTCGGCATCGAACCAAGCGACCGGACGGTAGTTGCTATGTTACTACCCTCCCTCGGCCGCTTCTTGGACTTCTGGGAAGGACCAGCCCGCTCCCTAGGTTGGGCCGCCACCTCATTGACTGGAGGCATCACCTCCAAGCTGCGGCGACCCTTGCGCTCGGCCGCCTTCTGTCGGTGCTTATCAAGCACGCCAACAGCACTTGGTCGTTCGTTCACCATGGTCTCtggaaaaagaaaacacaagttAAAAAAGGTCGAACGATGAAAGATGACGACCAACGGACCGACTAAACGCCAAAACAAAAACCCGTACCCCGAACGGTCGCCCAACGCCCAGGCTTGGCATAAGCCTTGACCAGCGTTCGACATGGGAGCCTCCTCGGGAGGGCGTCAAAGAGCGAAAGAATTTCCATCTCATCGGCACCCTCTGTCGGCCTCGGCCATTCTTTGAAGCCGCAGGGCTTGCGAGTCCAGTAGAGAGGGAACCTCGATCCACCAGACTCGTCAAAAAATATGGTTGTCGCCTCCGGCCGAATGATGACTTTAACGAAACGCTCCTTAAATCTTTTGTAGGAGCCGGCAAATAGGTCGAATAAAACACTACCCGTCCGCCCAACCAATGAATGCCACGAGGCCTTCTTGGCAGGGTGAGAGGCATAATAACAGAGAAAACAAGAGGGAGAAGGGTGAAGGCGCATTACGTTGCACAACAGGCGGAAGGCCTGAAGGGACGCCCAGGTGTTCGGATGAACCTGGGTGGGCGCCACGTTGAGCGCTCGAAGAACGCCCATCGTAAACGTGTCAAAAGGCAAAGACACGTGGAGGTCAGAGAAGAAACAAGTATACATATAAAAGAAAGGGGGACCGTCACCCGGTCGCCCCATGCACACTCTCTCAGTTGGTTCACAAGGCACAACATCGAAATAACTAGAGCGGCCGCTCGGCTTTCTCAACCACGTTGGGATCCCCCCAGCTAAAGTCCATAAGCGGTATGGCCGAGGGAGGAGAGTCCGACCGGTCACacgcaaagaagaagaagaagaagaagaagaagaagaagaagaagaagaagaagaagaagaatccggtgttcacccgacgacTGAGTGCCGAGTGCTGAGGgataagcaggaggacgagaagaatcccagttcatcacccagtcacctgcccgtaccgaaggaaggagaagaagacttcaatagttctctaggtcccatctccctagcaggaacataGTCTAAATCTCTTCaagaaattattaatttttcatcATTATTCGTTtggtattttaatttaaaaatattttcaataatcATGCATATTTCTTacagtttaaatatttttccagTTTGTATTACACTTAATTActgatatttttcttttataatatttaattttatactttattttaacAGGAAAATAGTCGTTTAATTTGCAAAACATTTTTAGAGTAAGTATAATTAGGTCcacaataattaattactactagacgaagcctgcttattaatatttttagtaatatgtttaataaaatatgacaaAACATAATTTAAGTTTGACTCTTTAAAATGTATAAGTTAATCACAAGgagatataatatttttttagggattttgtaaatatatttttttcaagaaatttatttctcaattgtttgataaaaaaaatgatatattgacaCTTTGTATGCACTAGCATAATAATGGTtaaaacaataagaaaaaaaataaagaagaaactTTACGATAGCCAACCAGATAAAAGTTAGTTCATAGTGTTCTTTAATTTTGGGTCCTATAGCATCATTATATAGCTTTAGattcttttatattattgaGCTTATGCGTAATGTCATATCAAAacattaagaatattttaatttagtcGGTGAATATCAAATTCgataatttaaaaagaatatttgatctaatttattttctgaaaaattTCAGATTAACTGAGATATTTTTAGGTTTACatagtttaataattttatacgAAATACAAAacgtaattaattaattaattcaacattaaattatttaatattttcttctaatATTGTATATTAAATTCACATATTATTAGATATTCTCTTATGTTGTCCACAatgaacatatatttatattttaaataacattatatgaaataaattaatgCAATGGTTTTTT
The sequence above is a segment of the Phaseolus vulgaris cultivar G19833 chromosome 2, P. vulgaris v2.0, whole genome shotgun sequence genome. Coding sequences within it:
- the LOC137809314 gene encoding uncharacterized protein; the protein is MGGYMVFVIGGRPYYLGPSSSSNGWIQSQELDALKRDMELVKKERDELRIKILNIEQLFEKNNAMIRQWMDIINRQSMPPSFEETQDEDETQAPSQSLSPYQETMVNERPSAVGVLDKHRQKAAERKGRRSLEVMPPVNEVAAQPRERAGPSQKSKKRPREGSNIATTVRSLGSMPTPPPPRREAVKVAQLSPRSRPGSSGPTPFDLLGRGHQFTRRVRVALPDESRESLQGVAPTELFRSGLELVCRSVVLFQHGLQGQDRHVETVSHLEHQLSEVTQSLEQSLAANADLTTKIAKESADRELAQNEAAEAKRQLEAEKRRAAAEVAQLKEWADRKLAESAAEVLALQTAKAKVEAELDENYDEAEELLKQCFERAVRQGHVLYGGPPAAGEFDLDCEVYQGRIMPSAEVAALTARGSEPAGTEVGEAEVQGRGAEAEEGECIEVQD